The following coding sequences lie in one Hippoglossus hippoglossus isolate fHipHip1 chromosome 14, fHipHip1.pri, whole genome shotgun sequence genomic window:
- the ephb4a gene encoding ephrin type-B receptor 4a isoform X1: MEVTHRSIVLLLGCILLVSAEEEVLMNTKTETSDLKWTIFSRTKPEWEEVSGLDDENNSVRTYEICQSDSSSSHWLRSGFIPRRGASQVYVELRFTMLECSSRSTHHRSCKETFNLYYFQADSNEATANYPPWMENPYTKVDTVAADFLLRKGGERKFNVKTLRIGPLSKRGFYLAFQAQGACMALLSARVFFKKCPPLLSALSSFPETVPRMLVQEAQGVCVEHAAQQGPRPRPPKLFCGEDGQWVGQPTTSCACLAGYEATEGQTLCTACPVGQYKSGTEGQCISCPRFSHTTVRGASVCACRMHGYLRAETDAPDTQCTKTPSAPRSISTKINDTTLSLEWNEPLDNGGRTDISYAVMCSVCRPPGGECLPCGDSVSYRPAQQGLLGRRVEVWGLLPHTTYTFTIQALNGVSPVSGKDPASESVNITSSHDVPSLVSVIRKSDSTESSLTLHWSVPAQQHYTILQYQLRYCEKERRSEDQCHYMESNRNQAVLTDLRRAAQYEVQVRVHTKAGYSSFSPAAIFRTLPDGQDSASQFLVPGILIAAGMLLLVTFVFVAAYCIRRHSRLKDPELSDKNSQYLVGQAGVKVYIDPFTYEDPNEAVREFAKEIDVSFVKIEEVIGAGEFGEVCRGRLRVPGKKENYVAIKTLKGGYTDKQRRDFLSEASIMGQFQHPNIIHLEGIITASCPVMILTEFMENGALDSFLRLNDSQFTPIQLVGMLRGIASGMKYLAEMSYVHRDLAARNILINSNLVCKVSDFGLSRFLQENSSDPTYTSSLGGKIPIRWTAPEAIAFRKFTSASDVWSYGIVMWEVMSFGERPYWDMSNQDVINAIEQDYRLPPPPDCPTHLHQLMLDCWQKDRSARPRFTDLVSALDKLIRNPASLKIVAQEGAGPSYSLLDQRAPLALSSCASVGEWLRAIKMERYEDSFLQAGFNSVDQLAQITTQDLLHMGVTLAGHQRKILSSIQTMTFRNKSTATVTF, translated from the exons tgggaggaagtgagcGGTTTGGATGATGAGAACAACAGCGTGAGGACTTATGAGATCTGTCAGAGCGACAGCTCGTCCAGCCACTGGCTGCGCAGCGGCTTCATCCCGCGCCGAGGAGCATCACAGGTGTACGTGGAGCTGCGGTTCACCATGTTGGAGTGTTCCTCCAGGAGCACCCACCACCGCAGCTGTAAGGAGACCTTCAACCTCTACTACTTCCAGGCAGACTCCAACGAGGCCACGGCCAATTACCCACCCTGGATGGAGAATCCTTACACCAAG GTGGACACAGTGgctgcagactttctcctgagGAAGGGCGGGGAGCGGAAATTCAATGTGAAGACCTTAAGAATCGGCCCTCTATCCAAGAGAGGTTTCTACTTGGCTTTCCAGGCTCAGGGTGCCTGCATGGCCCTGCTCTCTGCCCGGGTGTTCTTCAAAAAGTGTCCTCCCCTGCTCAGCgctctttcctctttccccgAGACTGTTCCCCGCATGCTTGTGCAAGAGgcacagggtgtgtgtgtggagcacgCCGCCCAGCAGGGGCCGCGACCTCGCCCTCCGAAGCTCTTCTGCGGGGAAGATGGCCAGTGGGTGGGCCAGCCAACCACCTCCTGCGCCTGCCTGGCAGGATATGAGGCCACTGAGGGACAAACGCTATGCACAG CCTGTCCGGTGGGTCAGTACAAGTCGGGCACAGAGGGACAGTGCATAAGCTGTCCGAGATTCAGCCACACCACCGTCAGGGGCGCTTCGGTGTGTGCGTGTCGCATGCACGGATACCTACGTGCCGAAACTGACGCTCCCGACACCCAATGCACCA AAACTCCGTCAGCCCCTCGTAGCATCAGCACCAAGATCAACGACACCACCCTCAGCCTGGAGTGGAACGAGCCCCTGGACAACGGGGGCAGAACCGACATAAGCTACGCCGTCATGTGCTCCGTGTGCAGGCCGCCCGGTGGAGAGTGCCTCCCCTGCGGAGACAGTGTCAGCTACCGGCCGGCTCAGCAGGGCCTGCTGGGTCGCAGGGTGGAGGTGTGGGGCCTGCTGCCGCACACCACCTACACCTTCACCATCCAGGCGCTCAATGGGGTGTCTCCAGTCAGCGGCAAGGACCCTGCCAGTGAAAGCGTCAACATCACTTCAAGCCATGACG TGCCGTCGCTGGTGTCTGTGATTCGGAAGAGTGACTCCACAGAGAGCAGTCTGACTCTGCACTGGTCAGTCCCAGCTCAGCAGCACTACACCATCCTGCAGTATCAGCTACGCTACTGTGAGAAG GAGCGGCGCAGTGAGGATCAGTGCCACTACATGGAGAGTAACCGAAACCAGGCCGTGCTGACGGACCTCCGCAGGGCCGCTCAGTATGAAGTGCAGGTGCGGGTGCACACCAAGGCCGGTTATAGCAGCTTCAGTCCTGCAGCCATCTTCCGCACCCTGCCCGATG GACAGGACTCTGCCTCCCAGTTCTTGGTACCTGGCATCCTCATCGCCGCCGGGATGCTGCTGCTCGTCACCTTCGTCTTTGTGGCCGCTTACTGCATACG CAGACACAGCCGATTAAAGGATCCAGAACTGAGCGACAAAAACAGCCAGTACCTTGTTGGCCAAG CAGGGGTCAAGGTTTATATCGACCCCTTCACCTACGAGGACCCTAATGAGGCGGTGCGAGAATTTGCCAAGGAAATCGATGTTTCCTTTGTCAAGATTGAGGAGGTTATCGGCGCCG GAGAGTTTGGGGAGGTGTGTCGAGGACGACTGAGAGTTCcggggaaaaaggaaaactacGTAGCAATAAAGACACTAAAGGGGGGCTACACTGACAAGCAGAGGCGGGACTTCCTGTCTGAGGCGTCCATCATGGGCCAGTTCCAGCACCCCAACATCATCCACCTGGAGGGGATCATCACGGCCAGCTGTCCAGTCATGATCCTCACAGAGTTCATGGAGAACGGAGCTCTGGACTCCTTTCTACGG CTGAACGACAGCCAGTTCACGCCCATCCAGCTGGTGGGCATGCTGCGCGGCATCGCCTCCGGCATGAAGTACCTGGCAGAGATGAGTTACGTCCACCGGGACCTGGCCGCCCGCAACATCCTGATCAACAGCAACCTGGTGTGCAAGGTGTCCGACTTCGGCTTGTCTCGCTTCCTGCAGGAGAATTCGTCCGACCCGACCTACACCAGCTCTCTG GGAGGTAAGATCCCAATTCGCTGGACAGCACCGGAGGCGATCGCCTTCAGAAAGTTTACTTCAGCCTCAGATGTGTGGAGCTATGGCATCGTCATGTGGGAGGTCATGTCTTTTGGAGAGAGGCCGTACTGGGACATGAGCAACCAGGAT GTTATCAATGCCATAGAGCAGGACTACAGGCTGCCCCCACCCCCCGACTGCCCCACCCACCTGCACCAGCTGATGTTGGACTGCTGGCAGAAGGACCGCTCGGCACGCCCTCGCTTCACGGACCTCGTCAGCGCTCTGGACAAGCTGATCCGCAATCCCGCGTCACTGAAAATAGTCGCCCAGGAGGGAGCAGG GCCGTCCTACAGCCTGCTGGACCAGCGTGCACCTTTAGCCCTCTCGTCGTGCGCCTCGGTGGGGGAATGGCTGAGGGCCATCAAGATGGAGCGCTACGAAGACAGCTTCCTGCAGGCCGGCTTCAACTCCGTGGACCAGCTGGCCCAGATCACCACACA GGATCTCCTCCACATGGGTGTGACTCTGGCCGGCCATCAGAGGAAAATCCTCTCCAGCATCCAGACAATGACCTTTCGAAACAAGAGCACTGCGACTGTGACCTTCTAG
- the ephb4a gene encoding ephrin type-B receptor 4a isoform X2 — protein MEVTHRSIVLLLGCILLVSAEEEVLMNTKTETSDLKWTIFSRTKPEWEEVSGLDDENNSVRTYEICQSDSSSSHWLRSGFIPRRGASQVYVELRFTMLECSSRSTHHRSCKETFNLYYFQADSNEATANYPPWMENPYTKVDTVAADFLLRKGGERKFNVKTLRIGPLSKRGFYLAFQAQGACMALLSARVFFKKCPPLLSALSSFPETVPRMLVQEAQGVCVEHAAQQGPRPRPPKLFCGEDGQWVGQPTTSCACLAGYEATEGQTLCTACPVGQYKSGTEGQCISCPRFSHTTVRGASVCACRMHGYLRAETDAPDTQCTKTPSAPRSISTKINDTTLSLEWNEPLDNGGRTDISYAVMCSVCRPPGGECLPCGDSVSYRPAQQGLLGRRVEVWGLLPHTTYTFTIQALNGVSPVSGKDPASESVNITSSHDVPSLVSVIRKSDSTESSLTLHWSVPAQQHYTILQYQLRYCEKERRSEDQCHYMESNRNQAVLTDLRRAAQYEVQVRVHTKAGYSSFSPAAIFRTLPDGQDSASQFLVPGILIAAGMLLLVTFVFVAAYCIRRHSRLKDPELSDKNSQYLVGQGVKVYIDPFTYEDPNEAVREFAKEIDVSFVKIEEVIGAGEFGEVCRGRLRVPGKKENYVAIKTLKGGYTDKQRRDFLSEASIMGQFQHPNIIHLEGIITASCPVMILTEFMENGALDSFLRLNDSQFTPIQLVGMLRGIASGMKYLAEMSYVHRDLAARNILINSNLVCKVSDFGLSRFLQENSSDPTYTSSLGGKIPIRWTAPEAIAFRKFTSASDVWSYGIVMWEVMSFGERPYWDMSNQDVINAIEQDYRLPPPPDCPTHLHQLMLDCWQKDRSARPRFTDLVSALDKLIRNPASLKIVAQEGAGPSYSLLDQRAPLALSSCASVGEWLRAIKMERYEDSFLQAGFNSVDQLAQITTQDLLHMGVTLAGHQRKILSSIQTMTFRNKSTATVTF, from the exons tgggaggaagtgagcGGTTTGGATGATGAGAACAACAGCGTGAGGACTTATGAGATCTGTCAGAGCGACAGCTCGTCCAGCCACTGGCTGCGCAGCGGCTTCATCCCGCGCCGAGGAGCATCACAGGTGTACGTGGAGCTGCGGTTCACCATGTTGGAGTGTTCCTCCAGGAGCACCCACCACCGCAGCTGTAAGGAGACCTTCAACCTCTACTACTTCCAGGCAGACTCCAACGAGGCCACGGCCAATTACCCACCCTGGATGGAGAATCCTTACACCAAG GTGGACACAGTGgctgcagactttctcctgagGAAGGGCGGGGAGCGGAAATTCAATGTGAAGACCTTAAGAATCGGCCCTCTATCCAAGAGAGGTTTCTACTTGGCTTTCCAGGCTCAGGGTGCCTGCATGGCCCTGCTCTCTGCCCGGGTGTTCTTCAAAAAGTGTCCTCCCCTGCTCAGCgctctttcctctttccccgAGACTGTTCCCCGCATGCTTGTGCAAGAGgcacagggtgtgtgtgtggagcacgCCGCCCAGCAGGGGCCGCGACCTCGCCCTCCGAAGCTCTTCTGCGGGGAAGATGGCCAGTGGGTGGGCCAGCCAACCACCTCCTGCGCCTGCCTGGCAGGATATGAGGCCACTGAGGGACAAACGCTATGCACAG CCTGTCCGGTGGGTCAGTACAAGTCGGGCACAGAGGGACAGTGCATAAGCTGTCCGAGATTCAGCCACACCACCGTCAGGGGCGCTTCGGTGTGTGCGTGTCGCATGCACGGATACCTACGTGCCGAAACTGACGCTCCCGACACCCAATGCACCA AAACTCCGTCAGCCCCTCGTAGCATCAGCACCAAGATCAACGACACCACCCTCAGCCTGGAGTGGAACGAGCCCCTGGACAACGGGGGCAGAACCGACATAAGCTACGCCGTCATGTGCTCCGTGTGCAGGCCGCCCGGTGGAGAGTGCCTCCCCTGCGGAGACAGTGTCAGCTACCGGCCGGCTCAGCAGGGCCTGCTGGGTCGCAGGGTGGAGGTGTGGGGCCTGCTGCCGCACACCACCTACACCTTCACCATCCAGGCGCTCAATGGGGTGTCTCCAGTCAGCGGCAAGGACCCTGCCAGTGAAAGCGTCAACATCACTTCAAGCCATGACG TGCCGTCGCTGGTGTCTGTGATTCGGAAGAGTGACTCCACAGAGAGCAGTCTGACTCTGCACTGGTCAGTCCCAGCTCAGCAGCACTACACCATCCTGCAGTATCAGCTACGCTACTGTGAGAAG GAGCGGCGCAGTGAGGATCAGTGCCACTACATGGAGAGTAACCGAAACCAGGCCGTGCTGACGGACCTCCGCAGGGCCGCTCAGTATGAAGTGCAGGTGCGGGTGCACACCAAGGCCGGTTATAGCAGCTTCAGTCCTGCAGCCATCTTCCGCACCCTGCCCGATG GACAGGACTCTGCCTCCCAGTTCTTGGTACCTGGCATCCTCATCGCCGCCGGGATGCTGCTGCTCGTCACCTTCGTCTTTGTGGCCGCTTACTGCATACG CAGACACAGCCGATTAAAGGATCCAGAACTGAGCGACAAAAACAGCCAGTACCTTGTTGGCCAAG GGGTCAAGGTTTATATCGACCCCTTCACCTACGAGGACCCTAATGAGGCGGTGCGAGAATTTGCCAAGGAAATCGATGTTTCCTTTGTCAAGATTGAGGAGGTTATCGGCGCCG GAGAGTTTGGGGAGGTGTGTCGAGGACGACTGAGAGTTCcggggaaaaaggaaaactacGTAGCAATAAAGACACTAAAGGGGGGCTACACTGACAAGCAGAGGCGGGACTTCCTGTCTGAGGCGTCCATCATGGGCCAGTTCCAGCACCCCAACATCATCCACCTGGAGGGGATCATCACGGCCAGCTGTCCAGTCATGATCCTCACAGAGTTCATGGAGAACGGAGCTCTGGACTCCTTTCTACGG CTGAACGACAGCCAGTTCACGCCCATCCAGCTGGTGGGCATGCTGCGCGGCATCGCCTCCGGCATGAAGTACCTGGCAGAGATGAGTTACGTCCACCGGGACCTGGCCGCCCGCAACATCCTGATCAACAGCAACCTGGTGTGCAAGGTGTCCGACTTCGGCTTGTCTCGCTTCCTGCAGGAGAATTCGTCCGACCCGACCTACACCAGCTCTCTG GGAGGTAAGATCCCAATTCGCTGGACAGCACCGGAGGCGATCGCCTTCAGAAAGTTTACTTCAGCCTCAGATGTGTGGAGCTATGGCATCGTCATGTGGGAGGTCATGTCTTTTGGAGAGAGGCCGTACTGGGACATGAGCAACCAGGAT GTTATCAATGCCATAGAGCAGGACTACAGGCTGCCCCCACCCCCCGACTGCCCCACCCACCTGCACCAGCTGATGTTGGACTGCTGGCAGAAGGACCGCTCGGCACGCCCTCGCTTCACGGACCTCGTCAGCGCTCTGGACAAGCTGATCCGCAATCCCGCGTCACTGAAAATAGTCGCCCAGGAGGGAGCAGG GCCGTCCTACAGCCTGCTGGACCAGCGTGCACCTTTAGCCCTCTCGTCGTGCGCCTCGGTGGGGGAATGGCTGAGGGCCATCAAGATGGAGCGCTACGAAGACAGCTTCCTGCAGGCCGGCTTCAACTCCGTGGACCAGCTGGCCCAGATCACCACACA GGATCTCCTCCACATGGGTGTGACTCTGGCCGGCCATCAGAGGAAAATCCTCTCCAGCATCCAGACAATGACCTTTCGAAACAAGAGCACTGCGACTGTGACCTTCTAG
- the ephb4a gene encoding ephrin type-B receptor 4a isoform X3 translates to MEVTHRSIVLLLGCILLVSAEEEVLMNTKTETSDLKWTIFSRTKPEWEEVSGLDDENNSVRTYEICQSDSSSSHWLRSGFIPRRGASQVYVELRFTMLECSSRSTHHRSCKETFNLYYFQADSNEATANYPPWMENPYTKVDTVAADFLLRKGGERKFNVKTLRIGPLSKRGFYLAFQAQGACMALLSARVFFKKCPPLLSALSSFPETVPRMLVQEAQGVCVEHAAQQGPRPRPPKLFCGEDGQWVGQPTTSCACLAGYEATEGQTLCTACPVGQYKSGTEGQCISCPRFSHTTVRGASVCACRMHGYLRAETDAPDTQCTKTPSAPRSISTKINDTTLSLEWNEPLDNGGRTDISYAVMCSVCRPPGGECLPCGDSVSYRPAQQGLLGRRVEVWGLLPHTTYTFTIQALNGVSPVSGKDPASESVNITSSHDVPSLVSVIRKSDSTESSLTLHWSVPAQQHYTILQYQLRYCEKERRSEDQCHYMESNRNQAVLTDLRRAAQYEVQVRVHTKAGYSSFSPAAIFRTLPDGQDSASQFLVPGILIAAGMLLLVTFVFVAAYCIRRHSRLKDPELSDKNSQYLVGQAGVKVYIDPFTYEDPNEAVREFAKEIDVSFVKIEEVIGAGEFGEVCRGRLRVPGKKENYVAIKTLKGGYTDKQRRDFLSEASIMGQFQHPNIIHLEGIITASCPVMILTEFMENGALDSFLRLNDSQFTPIQLVGMLRGIASGMKYLAEMSYVHRDLAARNILINSNLVCKVSDFGLSRFLQENSSDPTYTSSLGGKIPIRWTAPEAIAFRKFTSASDVWSYGIVMWEVMSFGERPYWDMSNQDVSSGFSWTQHETELLPKQQLV, encoded by the exons tgggaggaagtgagcGGTTTGGATGATGAGAACAACAGCGTGAGGACTTATGAGATCTGTCAGAGCGACAGCTCGTCCAGCCACTGGCTGCGCAGCGGCTTCATCCCGCGCCGAGGAGCATCACAGGTGTACGTGGAGCTGCGGTTCACCATGTTGGAGTGTTCCTCCAGGAGCACCCACCACCGCAGCTGTAAGGAGACCTTCAACCTCTACTACTTCCAGGCAGACTCCAACGAGGCCACGGCCAATTACCCACCCTGGATGGAGAATCCTTACACCAAG GTGGACACAGTGgctgcagactttctcctgagGAAGGGCGGGGAGCGGAAATTCAATGTGAAGACCTTAAGAATCGGCCCTCTATCCAAGAGAGGTTTCTACTTGGCTTTCCAGGCTCAGGGTGCCTGCATGGCCCTGCTCTCTGCCCGGGTGTTCTTCAAAAAGTGTCCTCCCCTGCTCAGCgctctttcctctttccccgAGACTGTTCCCCGCATGCTTGTGCAAGAGgcacagggtgtgtgtgtggagcacgCCGCCCAGCAGGGGCCGCGACCTCGCCCTCCGAAGCTCTTCTGCGGGGAAGATGGCCAGTGGGTGGGCCAGCCAACCACCTCCTGCGCCTGCCTGGCAGGATATGAGGCCACTGAGGGACAAACGCTATGCACAG CCTGTCCGGTGGGTCAGTACAAGTCGGGCACAGAGGGACAGTGCATAAGCTGTCCGAGATTCAGCCACACCACCGTCAGGGGCGCTTCGGTGTGTGCGTGTCGCATGCACGGATACCTACGTGCCGAAACTGACGCTCCCGACACCCAATGCACCA AAACTCCGTCAGCCCCTCGTAGCATCAGCACCAAGATCAACGACACCACCCTCAGCCTGGAGTGGAACGAGCCCCTGGACAACGGGGGCAGAACCGACATAAGCTACGCCGTCATGTGCTCCGTGTGCAGGCCGCCCGGTGGAGAGTGCCTCCCCTGCGGAGACAGTGTCAGCTACCGGCCGGCTCAGCAGGGCCTGCTGGGTCGCAGGGTGGAGGTGTGGGGCCTGCTGCCGCACACCACCTACACCTTCACCATCCAGGCGCTCAATGGGGTGTCTCCAGTCAGCGGCAAGGACCCTGCCAGTGAAAGCGTCAACATCACTTCAAGCCATGACG TGCCGTCGCTGGTGTCTGTGATTCGGAAGAGTGACTCCACAGAGAGCAGTCTGACTCTGCACTGGTCAGTCCCAGCTCAGCAGCACTACACCATCCTGCAGTATCAGCTACGCTACTGTGAGAAG GAGCGGCGCAGTGAGGATCAGTGCCACTACATGGAGAGTAACCGAAACCAGGCCGTGCTGACGGACCTCCGCAGGGCCGCTCAGTATGAAGTGCAGGTGCGGGTGCACACCAAGGCCGGTTATAGCAGCTTCAGTCCTGCAGCCATCTTCCGCACCCTGCCCGATG GACAGGACTCTGCCTCCCAGTTCTTGGTACCTGGCATCCTCATCGCCGCCGGGATGCTGCTGCTCGTCACCTTCGTCTTTGTGGCCGCTTACTGCATACG CAGACACAGCCGATTAAAGGATCCAGAACTGAGCGACAAAAACAGCCAGTACCTTGTTGGCCAAG CAGGGGTCAAGGTTTATATCGACCCCTTCACCTACGAGGACCCTAATGAGGCGGTGCGAGAATTTGCCAAGGAAATCGATGTTTCCTTTGTCAAGATTGAGGAGGTTATCGGCGCCG GAGAGTTTGGGGAGGTGTGTCGAGGACGACTGAGAGTTCcggggaaaaaggaaaactacGTAGCAATAAAGACACTAAAGGGGGGCTACACTGACAAGCAGAGGCGGGACTTCCTGTCTGAGGCGTCCATCATGGGCCAGTTCCAGCACCCCAACATCATCCACCTGGAGGGGATCATCACGGCCAGCTGTCCAGTCATGATCCTCACAGAGTTCATGGAGAACGGAGCTCTGGACTCCTTTCTACGG CTGAACGACAGCCAGTTCACGCCCATCCAGCTGGTGGGCATGCTGCGCGGCATCGCCTCCGGCATGAAGTACCTGGCAGAGATGAGTTACGTCCACCGGGACCTGGCCGCCCGCAACATCCTGATCAACAGCAACCTGGTGTGCAAGGTGTCCGACTTCGGCTTGTCTCGCTTCCTGCAGGAGAATTCGTCCGACCCGACCTACACCAGCTCTCTG GGAGGTAAGATCCCAATTCGCTGGACAGCACCGGAGGCGATCGCCTTCAGAAAGTTTACTTCAGCCTCAGATGTGTGGAGCTATGGCATCGTCATGTGGGAGGTCATGTCTTTTGGAGAGAGGCCGTACTGGGACATGAGCAACCAGGATGTAAGTTCAGGGTTTAGTTGGACACAACACGAAACTGAGCTTCTCCCAAAACAACAGCTTGTGTAA